One Oryza brachyantha chromosome 3, ObraRS2, whole genome shotgun sequence DNA segment encodes these proteins:
- the LOC102718726 gene encoding endo-1,4-beta-xylanase 5-like, whose translation MKIDLMGKLLFLLAWITLLQGCGMVKSLTYDYSSSVECLAEPPEPQYGGGVVRNADFSAGLQGWSAFGYGSLAEGTSPAGNRYAMATNRTRPYQSVSQKVLLQNDTHYTLSAWLQVSGGVADVRVVVKTTDDFVHAGGVVAKSGCWSMLKGGLTTVAGGRAEIYFESNATADVWVDSVSLKPFTREEWSTHRDVSAGTARRKTVRLQATDSAGNPLPGAAVSLETVRNGFPLGAAMSSEILRNPTYQSWFASRFTVATFENEMKWYSTEPAPGREDYSVPDAMLEFARQHGIAVRGHNVFWDDPNQQPRWVQALPYPQLLAAASRRIRSVVARYAGKLIAWDVVNENLHYSFFERRFGWDASTAFYAAARMLDGGSTLMFMNEYNTLEQPGDMAALPARYMQRLKQITSGYPQNGAGMAIGLEGHFTAPVNIPYMRAALDTLAQAGIPVWLTEVDVAGSPSQAYYLEEVLREAYAHPAVQGVILWAAWRPQGCYVMCLTDNEFNNLPQGDVVDRLITEWSTAPRTGTTDAEGFFQADLAHGEYKVTVTHPSLNTSVSQSVKVELGSGSHYFIHV comes from the exons ATGAAGATTGATCTGATGGGGAAACTGCTGTTCTTGCTTGCATGGATTACTCTCTTGCAAG GTTGCGGCATGGTGAAATCTCTTACTTACGATTACTCATCAAGCGTCGAG TGCTTGGCTGAGCCGCCGGAGCCGcagtacggcggcggcgtcgtccgcAACGCCGACTTCAGCGCCGGCCTCCAGGGATGGTCGGCGTTCGGGTACGGCAGCCTCGCCGAgggcacgtcgccggcggggaaCAGGTACGCCATGGCGACGAACCGGACGCGGCCGTACCAGAGCGTCAGCCAGAAGGTGCTCCTGCAGAACGACACGCACTACACCCTGTCAG CGTGGTTGCAGGTGAGCGGAGGAGTCGCCGACGTGCGGGTGGTCGTCAAGACCACCGATGACTTCGTCCACGCCGGAGGCGTTGTCGCCAAGTCCGGCTGCTGGTCCATGCTCAAGGGCGGCCtcaccaccgtcgccggcggccgcgcggaGATCTACTTCGAGAGCAACGCGACGGCGGACGTATGGGTAGACAGCGTCTCGCTGAAGCCGTTCACCAGGGAGGAGTGGAGCACCCACCGCGACGTGTCGGCCggcacggcgaggaggaagacggtTAGGCTCCAGGCGACGGACTCCGCCGGCAACCCGCTGCCGGGCGCCGCCGTGTCCCTGGAGACCGTCCGCAACGGCTTCCCGCTCGGCGCGGCGATGAGCAGCGAGATCCTGAGGAATCCGACGTACCAGTCGTGGTTCGCGTCCAGGTTCACGGTGGCCACGTTCGAGAACGAGATGAAGTGGTACAGCACggagccggcgccggggagggAGGACTACTCGGTGCCGGACGCGATGCTGGAGTTCGCCAGGCAGCACGGCATCGCGGTGCGCGGGCACAACGTGTTCTGGGACGACCCGAACCAGCAGCCGCGGTGGGTGCAGGCGCTCCCTTACCCGCAgctgctggcggcggcgtcgcggcggaTCCGGTCGGTGGTGGCGCGCTACGCCGGGAAGCTCATCGCGTGGGACGTGGTGAACGAGAACCTGCACTACTCCTTCTTCGAGCGCCGCTTCGGGTGGGACGCGTCCACGGCGTTctacgcggcggcgcggatgcTGGACGGCGGGTCGACGCTCATGTTCATGAACGAGTACAACACGCTGGAGCAGCCGGGCGACATGGCGGCGCTGCCGGCGAGGTACATGCAGCGGCTGAAGCAGATCACCAGCGGGTACCCGCAGAACGGCGCCGGCATGGCCATCGGCCTCGAGGGCCACTTCACGGCCCCCGTCAATATCCCCTACATGCGCGCCGCCCTCGACACCCTCGCCCAGGCCGGCATCCCCGTGTGGCTCACCGaggtcgacgtcgccggcaGCCCGTCGCAGGCGTACTACCTGGAGGAGGTGCTCCGGGAGGCCTACGCGCACCCGGCGGTGCAGGGCGTCATCCTCtgggcggcgtggcggccgcAGGGTTGCTACGTCATGTGTCTCACCGACAACGAGTTCAACAACCTGCCTCAGGGCGACGTCGTCGACCGGCTCATCACCGAGTGGAGCACCGCGCCGCGCACCGGCACGACGGACGCCGAGGGCTTCTTCCAGGCGGACCTCGCGCACGGCGAGTACAAGGTCACCGTCACCCACCCGTCGCTCAACACCTCGGTGTCGCAGAGTGTCAAGGTTGAGCTGGGCTCAGGGAGCCACTACTTCATCCACGTCtag
- the LOC102708503 gene encoding yrdC domain-containing protein, mitochondrial-like has protein sequence MKACAKAAGETLPLVHAPTRQSLAQSFVKVSRLSSQHETKSVVSCSVRLSDNVTHRIEATAGHILPATTDNVMKAIDSINRGQVIAVPTDTIYGFACDACSAEAVNCIYEIKGRIQTRPLAICVADVPDISRFAVVDHLPHGLLDSLLPGPVTVVLKRGNNSILERSLNPGLESIGVRVPDFDFIRAISRGAGSALALTSANLSGRPSSVNVKDFEDLWPHCSYVFDGGILPSGRAGSTIVDLITPGVYKILRDGSSRQETAAVLGKFGFVEAS, from the exons ATGAAGGCTTGTGCGAAGGCAGCGGGGGAGACGCTCCCCCTGGTCCATGCTCCCACCAGGCAGTCCCTAGCTCAGAG TTTTGTTAAGGTCAGCAGATTATCATCTCAACATGAGACAAAGTCTGTGGTGTCCTGTTCAGTAAGGTTGTCAGATAATGTGACCCACCGAATAGAAGCTACAGCAGGACACATCCTTCCAGCTACAACTGATAATGTCATGAAAGCAATTGACTCAATTAACAGGGGGCAAGTGATTGCGGTGCCCACTGACACGATATATGGTTTTGCTTGTGATGCATG CTCTGCAGAAGCAGTTAATTGTATATATGAGATAAAAGGACGCATACAGACGCGGCCTCTTGCAATTTGTGTTGCTGATGTCCCAGATATATCACGTTTTGCTGTTGTGGATCATCTACCCCATGGTTTGCTTGATAGTCTACTTCCTGGGCCTGTCACGGTTGTTTTAAAACGAG gTAACAACAGTATATTGGAGAGATCTCTTAATCCTGGTTTGGAAAGCATTGGAGTTCGTGTGCcagattttgattttattcGAGCCATTTCCCGTGGTGCTGGAAGTGCACTTGCACTTACAAGTGCCAACTTAAGCGGGCGACCTAGCAGTGTCAACGTCAAAGATTTTGAGGATCTATGGCCACATTGTTCATATGTctttgatggtggaatccttCCTTCTGGGCGTGCTGGTTCAACAATTGTGGACCTAATAACACCAGGAGTATACAAGATCCTTAGAGATGGAAG TTCAAGGCAGGAAACTGCTGCAGTGCTTGGCAAGTTTGGATTTGTTGAAGCTTCGTGA
- the LOC102719284 gene encoding endo-1,4-beta-xylanase 4-like: MKIYTGKLVFLLAMILFEVCSVRSDRVPYDYSANMECVKEPEKPLYGGGILKDLKDTEAAKGYAGGKKLLSEKCKSAPVKGSVLKVELKKDHHYALSAWLKLSKGAGDVRAVLVTPDGKFNTAGVIVTQSDCWTMLKGGATSYDAGKGDIFFETNVTAEVMAEGMALQPFSFDEWKDHRTESIKKERMKKVKITVEGADGKALADAEVKLERVAKGFPLGNAMTKEILDMPEYERWFTSRFQYATLENEMKWYSTEFHQNKEDYRVADKMVELAEKHNISLRGHNVFWDDQTEQMEWVSKLSVPQLKEAMAKRLKNVVTRYAGKVIHWDVVNENLHFSFFEGKLGKDASAEIFKDVAKLDDKPILFMNEFNTIEQPNDPAPLPTKYLAKLNKIREYPGNGGLKYGIGLESHFSTPNIPYMRGSLDTLAQAKVPIWLTEVDVAKCPKQVEHLEEVMREGFAHPAVKGIVLWGAWHAKGCYVMCLTDNNFKNLPVGDAIDKLLHEWKAGHSGKTDSKGVLEAELFHGEYNVTVKHNKLKDHCVQTVDLDSKAEAKIKAA; encoded by the exons atgaagatcTACACAGGGAAGTTGGTCTTTTTGTTGGCTATGATCCTCTTTGAAG TATGCTCGGTCAGATCTGATCGTGTTCCGTATGACTACTCGGCAAATATGGAG TGCGTGAAGGAGCCGGAGAAGCCTCTgtacggcggcggcatcctgAAGGACCTGAAGGACACCGAGGCCGCCAAGGGGTACGCCGGCGGCAAGAAGCTTCTGTCGGAGAAGTGCAAGAGCGCTCCGGTGAAGGGCTCCGTCCTCAAAGTGGAGCTCAAGAAGGACCACCACTACGCCTTGTCCG catggCTGAAGCTCTCCAAGGGGGCCGGCGACGTAAGGGCCGTCCTGGTGACACCCGACGGCAAGTTCAACACCGCCGGCGTAATCGTGACGCAGAGCGACTGCTGGACCATGCTCAAGGGCGGCGCCACCTCCTACGACGCCGGCAAGGGTGACATCTTCTTCGAG ACCAACGTGACCGCGGAGGTGATGGCGGAAGGCATGGCGCTGCAGCCCTTCAGCTTCGACGAGTGGAAGGACCATCGCACGGAGTCCATCAAGAAG GAGAGGATGAAGAAGGTGAAGATCACGGtggagggcgcggacgggaaGGCGTTGGCGGACGCGGAGGTGAAGCTGGAGCGGGTGGCTAAGGGGTTCCCGCTGGGGAACGCGATGACGAAGGAGATCCTGGACATGCCGGAGTACGAGAGGTGGTTCACGTCGCGGTTCCAGTACGCGACGCTGGAGAACGAGATGAAGTGGTACAGCACGGAGTTCCACCAGAACAAGGAGGACTACCGGGTGGCGGACAAGATGGTGGAGCTCGCCGAGAAGCACAACATCTCGCTGCGGGGGCACAACGTGTTCTGGGACGACCAGACGGAGCAGATGGAGTGGGTGAGCAAGCTGAGCGTGCCGCAGCTCAAGGAGGCCATGGCGAAGCGGCTCAAGAACGTGGTCACCCGCTACGCCGGCAAGGTCATCCACTGGGACGTCGTCAACGAGAACCTCCACTTCAGCTTCTTCGAGGGCAAGCTCGGCAAGGACGCGTCGGCGGAGATCTTCAAGGACGTGGCCAAGCTCGACGACAAGCCCATCCTCTTCATGAACGAGTTCAACACCATCGAGCAGCCCAACGAcccggcgccgctgccgacgaAGTACCTGGCCAAGCTCAACAAGATCCGTGAGTACCCCGGCAATGGCGGCCTCAAGTACGGCATCGGCCTCGAGAGCCACTTCTCCACGCCCAACATCCCCTACATGCGTGGTTCGCTCGACACGCTGGCACAGGCCAAGGTGCCCATCTGGCTCACCGAGGTGGACGTCGCCAAGTGCCCCAAGCAGGTGGAGCACCTGGAGGAGGTGATGCGCGAGGGCTTCGCGCACCCGGCCGTCAAGGGCATCGTGCTCTGGGGGGCGTGGCACGCCAAGGGTTGCTACGTCATGTGCCTCACCGACAACAACTTCAAGAACCTCCCCGTCGGCGACGCCATCGACAAGCTCCTCCACGAATGGAAGGCCGGCCACTCCGGCAAGACCGACTCCAAGGGCGTCCTCGAGGCGGAGCTCTTCCACGGCGAGTACAACGTCACCGTCAAGCATAACAAGCTCAAGGACCACTGCGTGCAGACCGTCGACCTCGACTCCAAGGCAGAGGCCAAAATCAAGGCCGCCTAG
- the LOC102719572 gene encoding endo-1,4-beta-xylanase 5-like has protein sequence MESAMGRRRRRASAVLLLVCLAGLMNAAAAGTAQPLAYDYSSSAECLPEPMDAHYGGGIIRNGDFSAGIQGWSAFGYGSLAEGASPAGNRYAVATNRTRPYQSVSQKVLLQNDTHYTLSAWLQVSDGSADVRAVVKTASGDFIHSGGVEARSGCWSILKGGLTATTAGPAELYFESNATADIWVDNVSLQPFSREEWSAHHEAAIKKARKKTVRLRAQDAAGNPVPGAQMHIEHIRNGFPLGSAMSKEILTNPAYQRWFTSRFTVTTFENEMKWYSTEAIPGREDYSVPDAMLRFSKNHGIAVRGHNIFWDDPSTQMGWVRALSGEQLRRATEKRMKSVMSRYGGQVIAWDVVNENLHFDFFEGRFGWEASAAFYRKAHQMDGGALMSMNEFNTLEQPGDLTVVPGKYLRKLWQIKAFPGNGNAARMAIGLEGHFSAQPNIPYIRAALDTMAQANAPIWLTEIDVAPGPDQARHLEQILREVYSHPAVHGIILWTAWHPQGCYVMCLTDNNFRNLPAGDVVDKLIWEWKTRSHVGVADADGYYETEMFHGDYKVTVTHPAANSTVAQSLSVDRESDNEFTIHV, from the exons TGCTTGCCGGAGCCGATGGATGCTCACTATGGCGGCGGCATCATCCGCAACGGCGACTTCAGCGCCGGCATCCAGGGCTGGTCGGCCTTCGGGTACGGCAGCCTCGCCGAgggcgcgtcgccggcggggaaCAGGTACGCCGTGGCGACGAACCGGACGCGGCCGTACCAGAGCGTCAGCCAGAAGGTGCTCCTGCAGAACGACACGCACTACACCCTGTCAG CTTGGTTGCAGGTTAGTGACGGGAGCGCCGACGTGAGAGCCGTGGTGAAGACGGCCAGCGGGGACTTCATCCACTCCGGCGGGGTCGAGGCGAGGTCCGGGTGCTGGTCCATTCTCAAGGGCGGcctcaccgccaccaccgccgggcCGGCAGAACTCTACTTCGAG AGCAACGCGACGGCGGACATCTGGGTGGACAACGTGTCGCTGCAGCCGTTCTCGAGGGAGGAGTGGAGCGCCCACCACGAGGCGGCCATCAAGAAGGCCCGGAAGAAGACGGTGCGGCTCCGGGCCCAGGACGCCGCCGGCAACCCGGTCCCCGGCGCGCAGATGCACATCGAGCACATCCGCAACGGCTTCCCGCTCGGGTCGGCCATGAGCAAGGAGATCCTGACCAACCCGGCGTACCAGCGTTGGTTCACGTCGCGGTTCACGGTGACCACGTTCGAGAACGAGATGAAGTGGTACAGCACGGAGGCGATCCCGGGGCGGGAGGACTACTCGGTGCCGGACGCGATGCTCCGCTTCTCCAAGAACCACGGCATCGCGGTGCGCGGGCACAACATCTTCTGGGACGACCCCAGCACGCAGATGGGGTGGGTGAGGGCGCTGTCCGGCGAGCAGCTCCGCCGCGCCACGGAGAAGCGGATGAAGTCGGTGATGTCGCGGTACGGCGGGCAGGTGATCGCGTGGGACGTGGTGAACGAGAACCTGCACTTCGACTTCTTCGAGGGCCGGTTCGGGTGggaggcgtcggcggcgtTCTACCGCAAGGCGCACCAgatggacggcggcgcgctcaTGTCCATGAACGAGTTCAACACGCTGGAGCAGCCCGGCGACCTGACGGTGGTGCCCGGCAAGTACCTCCGCAAGCTGTGGCAGATCAAGGCGTTCCCCGGCAACGGCAACGCCGCCAGGATGGCCATCGGTCTCGAGGGCCACTTCAGCGCGCAGCCCAACATCCCCTACATCCGCGCCGCGCTCGACACCATGGCGCAGGCCAACGCCCCCATCTGGCTCACCGAGATCGACGTCGCGCCGGGCCCCGACCAGGCGCGCCACCTCGAGCAGATCCTCCGGGAGGTGTACTCCCACCCTGCCGTCCACGGCATCATCCTCTGGACGGCGTGGCACCCGCAGGGCTGCTACGTCATGTGCCTCACCGACAACAACTTCAGGAacctccccgccggcgacgtcgtcgacAAGCTCATCTGGGAGTGGAAGACCCGCTCCCACGTCGGCGtggccgacgccgacggctACTACGAGACCGAGATGTTCCACGGCGACTACAAGGTCACCGTCACCCACCCGGCGGCGAACTCCACCGTGGCGCAGAGCCTCAGCGTCGACAGGGAGTCCGACAACGAGTTCACCATACACGTCTAG